A stretch of Rhododendron vialii isolate Sample 1 chromosome 4a, ASM3025357v1 DNA encodes these proteins:
- the LOC131324338 gene encoding galactokinase-like, with amino-acid sequence MARYEELPIPIYSALESVYGGDAGGSQVEEAQLRFDNLKSKFVQVFGHLPHLYARSPGRVNLIGEHIDYEGYSVLPMAIRQDTIVAIRKRDVGDSEKLLRIANVSEKYSLCIYPADPDQDIDLRNHKWGHYFLCGYKGYFEYVKSKGLEVGVPVGLDVMVDGIVPTGSGLSSSAAFVCSSTIAIMAAFDVNLPKKEIAQLTCECERHIGTQSGGMDQAISVMAQSGFAELIDFNPVRATDVQLPAGGSFVIANSLAESQKAITAATNYNNRVVECRLAAIVLGIKLGMKPQEAISEVKTLSDVEGLCVSFSGNRGSSDPVIAVKELLSEEPYTADDIEKITEEDLQSIFANSPTSLDVLKAAEHFKLFQRASHVYSEAKRVHAFKDTVSSNLSEEDILRNLGNLMNESHSSCSILYECSCPELEELVKVCRDNGALGARLTGAGWGGCAVALVKESIVPQFILNLKEQFYQSRIDKGVINKNDLGLYVFASKPSSGAAIFKF; translated from the exons ATGGCGAGATACGAAGAGCTTCCAATCCCAATCTACTCCGCACTCGAATCGGTCTACGGCGGAGACGCTGGTGGATCTCAAGTCGAAGAAGCCCAGCTCCGATTCGACAACTTGAAATCCAAGTTCGTCCAAGTCTTCGGCCATCTTCCCCACCTCTACGCTCGATCACCag GGCGAGTGAATTTGATTGGGGAACACATTGACTATGAAGGTTACTCGGTGCTGCCGATGGCGATTAGGCAGGACACAATCGTGGCGATTAGGAAGCGCGATGTTGGGGACTCTGAAAAGCTTCTGAGGATAGCCAATGTTAGCGAGAAGTACTCCTTGTGTATTTACCCTGCTGATCCAGACCAG GATATTGATCTGAGGAATCATAAATGGGGTCATTATTTCCTTTGTGG GTATAAAGGCTACTTTGAGTATGTCAAATCAAAAGGACTGGAAGTTGGTGTACCAGTTGGACTTGACGTAATGGTTGATGGTATAGTTCCTACAG GGTCTGGATTGTCAAGCTCTGCAGCATTTGTTTGCTCTTCTACAATTGCTATAATGGCTGCCTTTGATGTGAATTTGCCAAAG AAAGAGATTGCACAGCTTACTTGTGAATGTGAACGGCACATTGGGACACAATCTGGTGGAATGGACCAG GCTATCTCTGTCATGGCTCAATCTGGGTTTGCAGAGCTGATTGATTTCAACCCTGTTCGTGCAACCGATGTCCAACTACCTGCTGGTGGTTCCTTTGTCATTGCCAATTCATTGGCTGAATCACAGAAAGCAATCACTGCTGCTACGAATTATAATAATCGGGTTGTTGAGTGCCGGCTAGCTGCT ATTGTTCTGGGTATAAAGCTTGGGATGAAGCCCCAAGAGGCAATATCCGAAGTGAAAACTCTCTCTGATGTAGAAGGGTTGTGTGTTTCATTTTCTGGCAATCGTGGATCTTCTGATCCTGTCATAGCGGtcaag GAACTGTTGAGTGAAGAGCCGTATACAGCTGATGACATTGAGAAGATTACTGAAGAAGATTTGCAATCTATATTTGCGAATTCTCCAACTTCTTTGGATGTCCTAAAAGCTGCCGAACACTTTAAGTTATTTCAG AGAGCCTCACATGTTTATTCGGAAGCCAAGCGCGTACATGCTTTCAAAGACACTGTATCATCAAACTTAAG TGAGGAGGACATACTGAGGAATCTTGGCAACCTTATGAATGAAAGCCATAGTAGCTGCAGCATTCTGTACGAGTGCAG CTGCCCAGAGTTGGAAGAACTAGTAAAGGTTTGTCGAGATAATGGTGCGCTTGGGGCAAGGCTTACAGGTGCCGGATGGGGTGGTTGTGCTGTTGCTTTGGTAAAAGAGTCTATTGTACCCCAGTTCATCCTCAACCTGAAG GAGCAATTTTATCAATCAAGAATCGACAAGGGGGTGATCAATAAGAATGATCTTGGTCTCTATGTTTTTGCTTCCAAACCATCAAGTGGCGCtgctattttcaaattttag
- the LOC131324345 gene encoding uncharacterized protein LOC131324345 has protein sequence MMKSLGSLVSIFLLSMIISVSAQTYLITETCNASTYNKLCVSTLELGPQKFKLTPKGLSLVVINSVKAKATAIVKDIGNIIALIPLVEEPLSQCFEFYNEVVNDYIPKGVEALENDDPKTAIEIISKTAVGAYKCEKILISTGEKFADLLRGWKGIGGSGKNVYRLLVIALEILSKLV, from the coding sequence ATGATGAAGAGCCTTGGATCTCTCGTCtccatctttcttctttccatGATCATCTCTGTTTCAGCTCAAACATATCTGATAACCGAGACATGCAACGCGAGTACATACAACAAGCTGTGTGTCTCAACTCTGGAATTAGGCCCTCAAAAATTTAAACTGACGCCTAAAGGTCTAAGTCTTGTGGTTATCAACTCTGTGAAGGCCAAGGCAACAGCCATTGTAAAAGACATTGGGAATATCATTGCGTTGATCCCACTGGTGGAAGAACCGTTAAGCCAGTGTTTCGAGTTCTACAACGAAGTTGTGAACGACTATATTCCGAAAGGTGTGGAGGCTTTGGAAAATGATGATCCCAAAACGGCTATTGAAATCATCTCGAAAACAGCCGTTGGGGCTTACAAATGCGAGAAGATTTTGATCAGTACAGGGGAAAAATTTGCTGACTTGCTGAGGGGTTGGAAGGGGATTGGAGGTTCAGGCAAAAATGTGTATCGTCTTCTTGTTATAGCTTTAGAAATATTAAGCAAGTTGGTCTAG